One Archocentrus centrarchus isolate MPI-CPG fArcCen1 chromosome 14, fArcCen1, whole genome shotgun sequence DNA window includes the following coding sequences:
- the LOC115792380 gene encoding histone H4 — translation MSGRGKGGKGLGKGGAKRHRKVLRDNIQGITKPAIRRLARRGGVKRISGLIYEETRGVLKVFLENVIRDAVTYTEHAKRKTVTAMDVVYALKRQGRTLYGFGG, via the coding sequence ATGAGTGGAAGGGGCAAAGGAGGCAAGGGACTCGGAAAAGGAGGCGCCAAGCGTCACCGTAAAGTTCTCCGCGACAACATCCAGGGCATCACCAAGCCCGCCATCCGCCGTCTGGCTCGCCGTGGCGGAGTCAAGCGTATCTCGGGTCTGATCTACGAGGAGACCCGCGGTGTGCTGAAGGTGTTCCTGGAGAACGTGATCCGTGACGCCGTCACCTACACCGAGCACGCCAAGAGGAAGACCGTGACCGCCATGGACGTGGTGTACGCTCTGAAGAGGCAGGGCCGCACTCTGTACGGCTTCGGCGGCTAA
- the LOC115792379 gene encoding histone H2B 1/2, with amino-acid sequence MPEPAKSAPKKGSKKAVTKTAGKGGKKKRKTRKESYAIYVYKVLKQVHPDTGISSKAMSIMNSFVNDIFERIAGEASRLAHYNKRSTITSREIQTAVRLLLPGELAKHAVSEGTKAVTKYTSSK; translated from the coding sequence atgccTGAACCTGCCAAGTCAGCGCCCAAGAAGGGCTCGAAGAAAGCCGTGACTAAGACCGCCGGCAAGGGCggcaagaagaagagaaagaccAGGAAGGAGAGCTACGCCATCTACGTGTACAAGGTGCTGAAGCAGGTGCACCCCGACACGGGCATCTCTTCCAAGGCCATGAGCATCATGAACTCGTTCGTCAACGACATCTTCGAGCGCATCGCCGGTGAGGCGTCCCGCCTGGCTCACTACAACAAGCGCTCGACCATCACGTCGAGGGAGATCCAGACCGCCGTGCGCCTTCTGCTGCCCGGTGAGCTGGCCAAGCACGCCGTGTCCGAGGGCACCAAGGCCGTCACCAAGTACACCAGCTCCAAGTAA
- the LOC115792032 gene encoding histone H2B 1/2, with protein MPEPAKSAPKKGSKKAVTKTAGKGGKKKRKTRKESYAIYVYKVLKQVHPDTGISSKAMSIMNSFVNDIFERIAGEASRLAHYNKRSTITSREIQTAVRLLLPGELAKHAVSEGTKAVTKYTSSK; from the coding sequence ATGCCTGAACCCGCCAAGTCAGCGCCCAAGAAGGGCTCGAAGAAAGCCGTGACTAAGACCGCCGGCAAGGGCGGCAAGAAGAAGCGAAAGACCAGGAAGGAGAGCTACGCCATCTACGTGTACAAGGTGCTGAAGCAGGTGCACCCCGACACGGGCATCTCTTCCAAGGCCATGAGCATCATGAACTCGTTCGTCAACGACATCTTCGAGCGCATCGCCGGTGAGGCGTCCCGCCTGGCTCACTACAACAAGCGCTCGACCATCACGTCGAGGGAGATCCAGACCGCCGTGCGCCTCCTGCTGCCCGGTGAGCTGGCCAAGCACGCCGTGTCCGAGGGCACCAAGGCCGTCACCAAGTACACCAGCTCCAAGTAA
- the LOC115792382 gene encoding histone H4 has protein sequence MSGRGKGGKGLGKGGAKRHRKVLRDNIQGITKPAIRRLARRGGVKRISGLIYEETRGVLKVFLENVIRDAVTYTEHAKRKTVTAMDVVYALKRQGRTLYGFGG, from the coding sequence ATGAGTGGAAGGGGCAAAGGAGGCAAGGGACTCGGAAAAGGAGGCGCCAAGCGTCACCGTAAAGTTCTCCGCGATAACATCCAGGGCATCACCAAGCCCGCCATCCGCCGTCTGGCTCGCCGTGGCGGAGTTAAGCGTATCTCCGGTCTGATCTACGAGGAGACCCGCGGTGTGCTGAAGGTGTTCCTGGAGAACGTGATCCGTGACGCCGTCACCTACACCGAGCACGCCAAGAGGAAGACCGTGACCGCCATGGACGTGGTGTACGCTCTGAAGAGGCAGGGCCGCACTCTGTACGGCTTCGGCGGCTAA